A single window of Anomaloglossus baeobatrachus isolate aAnoBae1 chromosome 5, aAnoBae1.hap1, whole genome shotgun sequence DNA harbors:
- the LOC142311227 gene encoding uncharacterized protein LOC142311227 has product METPRIPGKDKGEAVWCDQGNFTVNSVSTGKMQLGNINEELDEHTAVSYNYTETLSSMDCTPNEEGCFLMPTFHPPRQHLQMQYSSTAGISKSSSYMLEHNKHSRGRRFGESDTAPSSVPSPTYCSKCKKMFATTEAYGCHESMHMVNLKLFPCTECGKYYRHNTALVIHRRTHTGEKPYCCSECGRCFNARSSLVTHGKIHSGKKLYSCSECGNSFAKTDDLFNHQLMHYRERKYTCSDCGKCFKVEAELVAHRKIHPLEVLFLCSVCGKDFTQYSKLLRHEMTHPKPPPVFITSEKMLKDQDA; this is encoded by the coding sequence GTAAGGATAAAGGAGAAGCAGTCTGGTGTGACCAAGGAAATTTCACAGTTAACAGTGTGTCCACAGGCAAAATGCAGCTAGGCAATATAAATGAGGAGCTAGATGAACATACTGCGGTCAGTTATAATTACACAGAGACCCTCAGTAGCATGGATTGTACCCCAAATGAAGAGGGATGCTTCCTGATGCCGACCTTTCACCCCCCAAGACAACACCTTCAGATGCAGTATTCCTCTACGGCGGGCATAAGTAAAAGCAGCAGTTATATGCTGGAACATAACAAGCACTCCAGAGGCAGAAGGTTTGGAGAGTCAGACACTGCTCCTTCTTCTGTCCCCAGCCCCACGTACtgttccaagtgcaaaaaaatgtTTGCCACCACTGAAGCTTATGGCTGCCATGAGTCAATGCACATGGTGAACCTCAAACTCTTTCCCTGCACAGAGTGTGGAAAGTACTATCGGCATAACACCGCTCTTGTGATACACCGGCGGacacacaccggggagaagccatactGCTGCAGTGAGTGTGGGAGATGCTTTAATGCCAGGTCAAGCTTGGTCACCCATGGGAAGATACACTCTGGAAAAAAGCTCTACTCCTGCTCAGAGTGCGGGAATAGTTTTGCAAAAACTGACGACCTTTTCAACCATCAGCTAATGCACTATCGTGAGAGAAAATACACCTGCAGTGACTGTGGCAAATGCTTCAAAGTGGAGGCAGAGCTAGTAGCACACAGGAAAATTCACCCTTTGGAAGTTCTATTTCTCTGTTCCGTTTGTGGTAAAGACTTTACTCAATATTCCAAGCTTCTACGACATGAGATGACTCACCCAAAACCACCACCCGTCTTTATTACCAGTGAAAAAATGTTAAAGGACCAGGACGCTTAA